The following proteins are co-located in the Meleagris gallopavo isolate NT-WF06-2002-E0010 breed Aviagen turkey brand Nicholas breeding stock chromosome 13, Turkey_5.1, whole genome shotgun sequence genome:
- the CDH11 gene encoding cadherin-11, translating into MSKIYNWKADFILEANACFYLPPGVYQMSVSEAAVPGEEVGRVKAKDPDIGENGLVAYSIIDGDGMDMFEITTDYETQEGVVKLKKVLDFETKKSYSLKVEAANVHIDPKFISNGPFKDTVTVKITVEDADEPPVFLKPSYIFEVQENAASGTVVGKVHAKDPDAANSAIRYSIDRHTDLERFFTINADDGNIKTIKALDREEIAWHNISVFAVEVHKQHQEAKVPVAIKVVDVNDNAPKFAAAYEAFVCENARTNQQFITISADDKDDSANGPRFIFSLPPEIIHNPNFTLRDNRDNTASVLVRREGFSRQKQDLYLLPIVISDGGLPPMSSTNTLTIRVCGCDSNGSLLSCNAEAYILNAGLSTGALIAILACIVILLVIVVLFVTLKRQKKEPLIVFEEEDVRENIITYDDEGGGEEDTEAFDIATLQNPDGINGFIPRKDIKPEYQYMPRPGLRPAPNSVDVDDFINTRIQEADNDPTAPPYDSIQIYGYEGRGSVAGSLSSLESATTDSDLDYDYLQNWGPRFKKLADLYGSKDTFDDDS; encoded by the exons ATGAGTAAAATATACAACTGGAAAGCAGACTTCATACTTGAGGCAAATGCCTGTTTTTACCTTCCGCCAGGTGTGTACCAGATGTCTGTGTCAGAAGCAGCTGTTCCTGGAGAGGAAGTAGGAAGAGTGAAGGCCAAAGATCCAGACATTGGGGAAAACGGCTTAGTAGCTTACAGCATCATTGATGGAGATGGCATGGATATGTTTGAAATTACAACAGACTATGAGACTCAGGAAGGTGTTGTAAAGCTTAAGAAG GTCTTGGATTTTGAAACCAAAAAGTCCTACAGTCTGAAGGTAGAGGCAGCCAACGTGCATATTGATCCGAAGTTCATCAGCAATGGGCCATTCAAGGATACGGTAACAGTGAAGATTACAGTGGAAGATGCTGATGAGCCGCCTGTGTTTTTAAAACCAAGTTATATTTTTGAAGTACAAGAAAATGCAGCATCTGGTACTGTGGTTGGAAAAGTACATGCCAAAGATCCTGATGCTGCAAACAGTGCTATAAG GTATTCAATTGATCGTCACACTGACCTTGAAAGATTTTTTACTATTAATGCAGATGATGGCAACATCAAGACAATAAAAGCGTTGGATAGGGAAGAAATTGCTTGGCATAATATCTCTGTCTTTGCTGTTGAAGTCC ACAAGCAACACCAGGAAGCCAAAGTTCCAGTTGCAATTAAGGTTGTTGATGTCAATGACAATGCTCCAAAATTTGCAGCAGCCTATGAAGCGTTTGTCTGTGAGAATGCTCGAACCAATCAG CAATTTATTACAATTAGTGCTGATGACAAAGATGATTCAGCCAACGGACCAAGATTTATCTTCAGTTTACCACCCGAAATTATTCATAATCCAAATTTTACACTCAGAGACAACAGAG ATAACACTGCAAGTGTTCTTGTTAGACGTGAAGGATTTAGTCGTCAAAAGCAAGACTTGTACCTTCTTCCTATTGTAATAAGTGATGGAGGACTCCCCCCTATGAGCAGCACCAACACCCTGACCATCAGAGTTTGTGGCTGTGACAGCAATGGCTCCTTGCTCTCCTGTAATGCTGAAGCCTACATCCTCAATGCGGGATTAAGCACTGGAGCTTTAATTGCCATTCTTGCTTGCATTGTGATTTTGCTCG TCATTGTAGTGTTGTTTGTAACACTgaagaggcagaagaaagaaCCTCTGATTGTTTTTGAAGAAGAAGATGTCCGTGAGAACATTATTACTTACGATgatgaaggaggaggagaggaggataCTGAAGCTTTTGACATAGCTACTTTGCAGAACCCTGATGGCATCAATGGATTTATTCCTCGTAAAGACATAAAACCTGAGTATCAGTATATGCCAAGACCGGGGCTTCGACCAGCTCCCAATAGCGTTGATGTTGATGATTTCATCAACACAAGAATACAAGAGGCTGATAACGATCCAACTGCTCCTCCCTATGACTCTATTCAGATCTATGGCTATGAAGGAAGAGGCTCAGTGGCTGGTTCACTTAGCTCATTAGAGTCAGCGACAACAGATTCTGATTTGGACTACGACTATCTACAAAACTGGGGACCTCGATTTAAGAAACTTGCAGACTTGTATGGCTCCAAAGACACTTTCGATGATGATTCTTAA